A region from the Verrucomicrobiia bacterium genome encodes:
- a CDS encoding type II toxin-antitoxin system VapC family toxin, which yields MAAPEVLIDTAGFLALWDASDEHHHRAVQLQSALARKKGRFLTTDYIVDETATLLLKRHSHAAAADFLKTVLGSRALRVEWIDADRFVTAAELFSRHDDKEWSFTDCVSFALMRELKIRDSFTTDHHFTQAGFNPLLKSPA from the coding sequence ATGGCCGCGCCTGAGGTCTTAATCGATACTGCCGGCTTTCTAGCCCTGTGGGACGCTTCAGACGAACACCACCACCGCGCCGTCCAATTGCAATCCGCATTGGCGCGCAAGAAGGGCCGATTTCTCACGACCGATTACATCGTTGATGAAACCGCCACTCTCCTGCTCAAGCGCCACAGCCATGCCGCGGCTGCCGATTTTCTTAAAACGGTTCTCGGGAGCCGAGCCTTGCGTGTTGAATGGATTGATGCCGACCGATTCGTCACTGCTGCAGAGTTGTTTTCCCGTCACGATGACAAAGAATGGTCTTTCACCGATTGCGTCAGCTTCGCGCTGATGCGAGAATTAAAAATCCGGGATTCGTTCACCACCGATCATCATTTCACCCAGGCTGGCTTCAATCCCTTGTTAAAGAGCCCAGCTTGA